The Vibrio astriarenae genome contains a region encoding:
- a CDS encoding ATP-dependent Lon protease produces the protein MIVSPNNVSMPLIAPSVNVQTEQVARENRTTEPVKPAVELAKSNAERKIKEDDKRQRQSAWDPAEHPDYDLEPEEEQDEASPQNELDRLFSLIALNSYSEDQGKGYTIRFRLPKHIIEAAIQEGQMARRRTVIRYHYGHSVAPHPPSDVIAVL, from the coding sequence ATGATTGTTTCACCAAACAATGTCAGCATGCCTTTAATAGCCCCGTCAGTGAACGTGCAAACGGAGCAGGTTGCAAGAGAAAATCGAACAACAGAGCCTGTGAAGCCTGCGGTAGAGTTGGCTAAGTCCAATGCCGAGAGAAAAATCAAAGAAGATGATAAGCGACAGCGTCAGTCAGCCTGGGATCCAGCGGAGCACCCAGATTACGATCTCGAACCGGAAGAGGAGCAAGACGAGGCCTCTCCTCAAAATGAGCTCGACCGACTGTTCAGCTTAATTGCGCTTAACAGCTACAGCGAAGATCAAGGTAAGGGATATACCATACGTTTTAGGCTACCCAAGCACATCATTGAAGCCGCAATACAAGAAGGTCAGATGGCAAGACGCCGCACAGTGATTCGATATCACTACGGCCACTCTGTCGCTCCGCATCCTCCTTCCGATGTGATTGCGGTTTTGTAA
- the bioH gene encoding pimeloyl-ACP methyl ester esterase BioH — protein MSTRLHWQTQGQGPDVILLHGWGMNGAVWEATAQQLAQHFTVHVVDLPGYGHSADVEATDMHSIVSLLIEQAPKQATWIGWSLGGLVASQVALSHPERVQKLVTVASSPKFAADLPWRGIKPQVLSAFTEQLTQDFDTTIERFMALQAMGSPSARQDVKTIKQAVLSRPSPNENALQLGLSFLANIDLREAVSELTLPVLRLYGRLDGLVPVKVAADMQSLLPSSSQFIFTQSAHAPFITESEEFNKQLVTFIG, from the coding sequence ATGAGCACAAGATTACATTGGCAGACACAAGGCCAGGGACCGGATGTGATTTTATTGCATGGTTGGGGAATGAATGGTGCGGTATGGGAGGCGACGGCGCAGCAGCTAGCACAGCACTTTACTGTACATGTTGTCGATCTTCCCGGGTATGGTCATTCAGCCGATGTTGAAGCCACTGATATGCACAGCATTGTTTCGCTATTGATTGAGCAAGCTCCAAAGCAAGCTACCTGGATAGGCTGGTCTTTGGGGGGCTTGGTCGCCAGCCAAGTGGCACTCTCGCACCCAGAGCGAGTTCAAAAATTGGTGACGGTTGCGAGTTCCCCCAAGTTTGCCGCGGATCTGCCATGGCGAGGGATTAAGCCTCAAGTACTCTCCGCATTTACCGAACAACTCACGCAAGACTTTGATACCACGATAGAGCGCTTTATGGCGCTTCAAGCGATGGGTAGCCCGTCAGCAAGGCAAGATGTCAAAACCATTAAACAAGCGGTGCTGTCGCGTCCTAGCCCTAACGAAAATGCCCTGCAGCTGGGTTTGAGCTTTCTGGCAAATATTGATCTGCGCGAGGCCGTTTCAGAATTGACACTACCAGTGTTGCGGCTTTACGGCCGATTAGATGGTTTGGTACCGGTCAAGGTGGCTGCGGATATGCAGTCGCTTCTGCCGAGCAGTTCGCAATTCATCTTCACTCAATCTGCACACGCGCCATTTATTACCGAGTCAGAAGAGTTCAATAAGCAACTTGTTACATTTATTGGTTAA
- a CDS encoding ComF family protein — protein sequence MTQLKHQRQFWHARPLALELAAVIEKPAPIITCVPMHWSRRLWRGFNQSEHLAYFLANRLGSEFEPNLLRRNRRTKPQQGLNARQRQSNLKTAFAINHLSSHKHVAIVDDVVTTGATIEQLCKLLLDVGVETIDIYCVCRTTLNDTNPSV from the coding sequence GTGACTCAACTGAAACATCAAAGACAGTTCTGGCATGCAAGGCCGCTGGCTCTCGAACTTGCGGCAGTGATTGAAAAGCCCGCTCCTATTATTACCTGTGTGCCAATGCACTGGAGTCGTAGGTTATGGCGCGGTTTTAATCAAAGTGAACACTTGGCGTATTTCTTAGCAAATAGACTTGGCAGTGAGTTTGAACCTAACTTACTGCGTCGGAATAGGCGCACCAAACCACAGCAGGGCTTGAACGCCAGGCAGCGTCAGAGCAACCTAAAGACTGCTTTCGCTATCAATCACCTTTCCTCTCACAAGCATGTCGCGATTGTTGATGATGTGGTTACTACAGGGGCGACTATCGAGCAACTGTGCAAATTACTGCTTGATGTTGGCGTGGAAACCATTGATATTTATTGTGTCTGTCGCACTACCCTGAACGACACCAACCCTAGTGTTTAA
- the nfuA gene encoding Fe-S biogenesis protein NfuA gives MSHPITITESAQEHFAKLLAQQPEGTNIRVFVVNPGTQSAECGVSYCPPEAVEATDTEFAYEPFSAYVDELSLPFLEDAEIDYVTDKMGAQLTLKAPNAKMRKVSDDAPLIERVEYVIQTQVNPQLAGHGGHVNLVEITDEGVAIVAFGGGCNGCSMVDVTLKEGIEKQLIQEFAGELTGVKDATEHQAGEHSYY, from the coding sequence GTGTCACATCCGATTACGATTACTGAATCAGCTCAAGAACACTTTGCCAAGCTATTGGCTCAACAACCCGAAGGCACCAACATCCGTGTTTTCGTGGTAAACCCAGGAACACAAAGCGCTGAGTGTGGCGTATCATACTGCCCACCAGAAGCGGTTGAAGCTACCGACACGGAATTTGCTTACGAACCTTTTTCTGCATACGTAGATGAACTTAGCCTACCCTTCCTAGAAGATGCTGAGATCGACTACGTGACGGATAAAATGGGCGCTCAACTGACCCTAAAAGCACCTAACGCAAAAATGCGTAAAGTGTCTGACGATGCGCCACTGATCGAGCGCGTTGAGTACGTGATTCAAACACAAGTGAACCCGCAACTGGCAGGTCACGGCGGTCACGTAAATCTTGTAGAGATCACTGACGAAGGTGTGGCTATCGTCGCTTTCGGCGGCGGTTGTAATGGCTGCTCAATGGTTGATGTGACGTTGAAAGAAGGCATCGAGAAGCAGCTTATCCAAGAGTTTGCTGGTGAGCTAACGGGCGTGAAAGACGCCACTGAGCACCAAGCGGGTGAGCACTCTTACTACTAA
- a CDS encoding SDR family oxidoreductase, producing MNQKTVMVTGATSGIGREIVMRLAALGANVAFCGRSEQKLKHLLEELPEHSGNMYYRAFDATDSDMTKDFIIGALLELGQVDVLVNCAGANTSRHKVEALPVDTLNELLALNTVSPFVFMQEIYNRSMKPRNEGMIINVLSTVCHFSNEGIGAYTASKASFDALTKVFRKEVRENGIKVCAIYPGGVDTPFREAERPRYLSAEQVADAVLYMASQPAQAVVDELTIRPLVEKNYP from the coding sequence ATGAATCAAAAGACCGTTATGGTGACGGGAGCAACTTCCGGAATAGGCAGAGAAATCGTCATGCGTTTAGCTGCACTCGGCGCGAATGTTGCGTTTTGTGGGCGCTCGGAACAAAAGCTAAAACACTTGCTTGAAGAGTTGCCTGAACATTCCGGCAATATGTATTATCGCGCGTTTGATGCCACAGACAGTGACATGACCAAAGACTTTATCATCGGCGCACTACTGGAACTGGGACAAGTCGATGTGCTGGTCAATTGCGCGGGTGCGAATACCTCAAGACATAAAGTCGAAGCGTTACCCGTTGATACCTTAAATGAGCTACTCGCACTTAACACTGTATCGCCATTTGTTTTCATGCAGGAGATTTATAATCGTTCCATGAAGCCGCGAAACGAAGGGATGATCATTAATGTCCTATCCACCGTTTGCCACTTTTCTAACGAGGGAATCGGCGCATATACCGCATCGAAAGCAAGCTTTGACGCGCTAACGAAGGTGTTTAGAAAAGAAGTTAGGGAGAATGGGATTAAGGTTTGCGCGATATACCCAGGAGGCGTTGATACACCATTTAGAGAGGCTGAAAGGCCGCGGTACTTGAGCGCAGAGCAAGTTGCTGATGCGGTTCTTTATATGGCAAGCCAACCCGCACAGGCAGTGGTTGATGAACTTACCATTCGCCCATTAGTTGAGAAAAACTACCCATAA
- the nudE gene encoding ADP compounds hydrolase NudE — MKKRSLPNILETRVVAQSRLFTIESQDLEFSNGEKRTYERMKPSGRNAVMMVPISDSGDILLVREYAAGTERYELGFPKGLIDLGETPEQAANRELKEEIGFGANSLIPLKEVVLAPSYFSSKMTLFVVQDLYPETLEGDEPEPLEIVRWPLAQAEELLTHLDFCEARSITALLLALRFLNSQ; from the coding sequence TTGAAAAAACGTTCTTTACCTAACATCCTTGAAACGAGAGTGGTGGCGCAATCGCGTCTGTTTACGATTGAGTCGCAAGATCTTGAGTTCAGTAATGGTGAAAAGCGTACCTATGAGCGCATGAAACCAAGTGGACGAAATGCGGTCATGATGGTTCCGATTAGCGACTCTGGCGATATCCTCCTAGTGCGTGAATACGCGGCTGGAACGGAGCGCTATGAGCTTGGGTTTCCCAAAGGCTTGATTGATTTAGGTGAAACACCAGAGCAAGCGGCGAATCGTGAACTCAAAGAAGAGATTGGGTTTGGGGCCAACAGCCTTATCCCACTCAAAGAGGTGGTACTCGCGCCTTCCTATTTTTCCAGTAAGATGACGCTGTTCGTGGTGCAAGATCTCTACCCTGAAACATTGGAAGGTGATGAGCCAGAACCACTCGAGATCGTTCGCTGGCCACTAGCACAAGCGGAAGAGTTACTGACTCACTTAGATTTCTGTGAAGCACGCAGTATTACCGCCCTGCTGCTTGCGCTACGCTTTTTAAATAGCCAGTAG
- the cysQ gene encoding 3'(2'),5'-bisphosphate nucleotidase CysQ, which produces MTTSHDLSPLLPNVIEIARSAGQLILDIYQKKQYEEYTKSDETPVTSADIAAHKLITKQLSELTPDIPVLSEEAADISLEKRAQWDRYWLVDPLDGTQEFIARSGDFATIIALIDNNRPIMGVVYAPVSGVTYYAYRDKGAWKIPDMAESVRIKSHQHPGKMQPIAIAISRRQDINRITGRMSSAWNYELVPLGSAALKACLVAEGAVDCYLRLGPTGEWDTAATQCIVEEAGGRILDTHLQPLSYNERDTLENPNFIVLGDESLDWGEILEEKG; this is translated from the coding sequence ATGACCACCTCACACGACCTCTCTCCTCTTCTACCCAATGTCATCGAGATAGCCCGCTCAGCTGGGCAGCTTATTTTAGACATCTACCAAAAAAAGCAGTACGAGGAGTACACAAAGTCGGATGAAACGCCAGTCACCAGTGCTGATATCGCTGCACACAAACTGATCACCAAACAGCTCTCCGAGCTGACCCCTGATATCCCTGTTCTCTCGGAAGAGGCAGCAGACATTAGCCTAGAAAAACGCGCACAATGGGATCGTTACTGGCTGGTTGACCCGCTTGATGGCACACAAGAGTTCATCGCTCGTAGCGGAGATTTCGCCACCATTATTGCCTTGATTGACAACAATCGTCCGATTATGGGTGTAGTGTATGCCCCGGTTTCAGGTGTCACGTACTACGCATACAGAGATAAAGGCGCGTGGAAGATCCCGGACATGGCTGAGAGTGTGCGGATAAAATCGCACCAGCATCCAGGAAAGATGCAGCCAATCGCGATTGCTATTAGCCGTCGTCAAGACATCAACCGTATCACCGGTCGTATGAGCTCAGCGTGGAACTATGAGCTTGTGCCACTGGGCTCTGCGGCACTAAAGGCGTGTTTAGTTGCGGAAGGTGCTGTGGATTGCTATCTGAGATTAGGGCCGACTGGTGAATGGGATACCGCTGCCACGCAGTGTATTGTCGAAGAGGCCGGTGGTCGAATTTTGGATACTCATTTGCAGCCATTGTCATACAACGAGCGCGATACGTTGGAGAACCCGAACTTTATTGTACTTGGGGATGAGTCGTTGGATTGGGGTGAGATTCTGGAAGAGAAAGGTTAA
- a CDS encoding type II secretion system protein N, with product MRRIILISLLCVVVFLVSVIAHIPASFALSYLPKQVAQVEGVSGTIWNGQAQRVTAQGQQIGSLQWQVKPASLLMARVEADIRFGRGSAIDLRGRGTVGVGLSGPYAKQFVASVPASYVMSQLPMPIPIDALGQVELTMRDYQFDQPYCASAEGTIAWAAGELSTPVGPILLGPVIADISCQDSQWQVNGALQSAQVSGEFSATLESNNRYDSQGWFKPEAEFPSILSSQLSLVGQPDNQGRYQLSQKGRF from the coding sequence ATGCGCCGTATTATCTTAATCTCACTACTGTGTGTTGTTGTGTTCTTGGTGAGTGTGATTGCGCATATTCCAGCGAGCTTTGCATTGAGCTATCTGCCTAAGCAGGTAGCTCAGGTTGAAGGTGTCTCAGGTACGATTTGGAATGGTCAGGCACAACGTGTCACTGCGCAAGGGCAACAAATCGGCTCTTTGCAATGGCAAGTGAAACCTGCTTCCTTGTTGATGGCTCGCGTAGAGGCTGATATTCGCTTTGGCCGCGGAAGTGCCATTGATCTGCGTGGTCGTGGCACCGTGGGTGTTGGTCTGTCTGGCCCTTACGCAAAACAGTTTGTCGCTTCAGTCCCAGCTTCGTATGTAATGTCGCAATTACCGATGCCAATCCCAATTGATGCCTTGGGTCAGGTTGAACTCACCATGCGAGATTACCAGTTTGACCAGCCTTATTGTGCATCAGCAGAAGGAACTATTGCCTGGGCTGCTGGTGAGTTAAGCACGCCTGTAGGCCCAATCCTTCTAGGTCCAGTGATTGCCGATATCAGTTGCCAAGACAGCCAGTGGCAAGTCAACGGTGCACTGCAAAGCGCGCAGGTGAGTGGCGAGTTTAGTGCCACACTAGAGTCAAATAATCGCTATGATTCACAAGGCTGGTTCAAGCCAGAGGCCGAGTTTCCGTCGATACTCTCTAGCCAGCTGAGCCTAGTTGGCCAGCCAGATAACCAAGGGCGTTATCAGCTGAGTCAGAAAGGGCGGTTCTAA
- a CDS encoding type II secretion system protein M, with translation MMEQLATVKSWWQGLSQREQRLVGVCAGFALLGILYWGLIQPIQAKAENARLRIDAERQLLSWVTNKADEVTQLRAQGGIVTSNQPLNQLIYSSASRYQVEIIRMTPRDDMMQVWVQPIPFEQLLNWISYLKEQQGVEVAFLDVDRTDRAGLVDVKRLQFQKGGN, from the coding sequence ATGATGGAACAATTAGCAACCGTAAAAAGCTGGTGGCAAGGACTATCTCAGCGAGAACAGCGTCTGGTTGGCGTGTGTGCTGGCTTTGCTTTACTGGGTATTTTGTACTGGGGCTTGATTCAGCCAATCCAAGCTAAGGCGGAAAACGCACGCTTGCGAATCGATGCCGAAAGACAACTTCTGAGCTGGGTAACCAATAAAGCCGATGAAGTGACACAGCTGCGTGCTCAAGGCGGTATTGTCACTAGCAATCAGCCTCTCAATCAGTTGATTTACTCATCTGCCAGTCGTTACCAAGTTGAAATCATTCGTATGACGCCTCGCGACGATATGATGCAGGTGTGGGTTCAACCTATCCCGTTTGAACAACTTTTAAATTGGATCTCATACCTGAAAGAGCAGCAAGGAGTGGAAGTGGCGTTCCTCGATGTTGATCGCACAGACCGCGCAGGTTTAGTTGACGTGAAGCGCTTGCAGTTCCAAAAGGGAGGCAACTAA
- the gspL gene encoding type II secretion system protein GspL produces the protein MSEFLTVRLTSQPNSPVPWLVWSTQNNEVIASGELANESELETLQSYAQQRSVILLLSATDVALNRVEIPKGASRQFESMLPFLLEDELAQDVDDLHFTILSKKGDEAWVSAVALDWFEQMLEKCRTLGFDVKKVMPDVLALPTNQDGLSAVQLGNEWLVKKGSDLGAVVPSDWLALTAQSDWVKSADEYLPLQAYTPLPELSLSEGQEWHNAPAELPMQLLATQAISSKVNLLTGAFKQSSSIMKHWKVWQKAAIAAGVLLVVLMGQYVLEIQRYESQASAYRAESERIFRDLTGKSRIPTTSYLRREMESEIARLSGGAGEDSLLNWFSNLSSSLGAKPDIQMQSLRFDANRGEVRIVAQGADFQSFEKARVALAERFEVEQGPLNRNQDVVTGTFTIKAQ, from the coding sequence GTGAGCGAGTTTCTGACCGTTCGACTAACTAGCCAGCCGAACTCTCCCGTTCCATGGTTGGTGTGGTCTACACAAAATAATGAAGTCATTGCTAGTGGTGAACTAGCCAATGAATCAGAACTAGAGACGCTGCAGAGTTATGCTCAGCAGCGTAGCGTTATCCTATTGTTGTCAGCAACCGATGTGGCATTAAACCGCGTAGAGATTCCCAAAGGGGCTAGTCGCCAGTTTGAATCTATGCTGCCGTTTTTGCTCGAAGATGAACTGGCACAAGACGTCGATGACTTGCACTTTACTATTCTGAGCAAGAAAGGCGATGAGGCGTGGGTTTCCGCCGTTGCCCTTGATTGGTTTGAGCAGATGCTTGAGAAGTGTCGAACACTCGGTTTTGACGTTAAGAAAGTCATGCCAGATGTGCTAGCGCTACCAACTAATCAAGATGGCTTGAGTGCTGTTCAATTGGGTAATGAGTGGCTGGTGAAAAAGGGTTCGGACTTAGGGGCTGTGGTGCCAAGCGATTGGCTTGCACTGACAGCTCAGTCAGACTGGGTCAAAAGCGCAGATGAGTATCTACCTCTGCAAGCCTATACACCTTTACCAGAGCTGAGTTTGTCAGAGGGGCAAGAGTGGCACAATGCGCCAGCTGAGCTGCCGATGCAGCTGCTTGCGACTCAAGCGATAAGCAGCAAAGTCAACCTGTTAACAGGCGCTTTCAAGCAAAGCTCATCCATCATGAAGCACTGGAAAGTGTGGCAAAAAGCCGCCATCGCAGCAGGTGTGCTGCTGGTGGTCTTGATGGGGCAGTACGTACTTGAAATTCAGCGTTACGAGTCTCAGGCATCAGCTTATCGTGCCGAGAGCGAACGTATCTTCCGTGATTTAACCGGTAAGAGTCGCATCCCGACAACGAGTTACCTAAGACGTGAAATGGAGTCTGAAATTGCTCGTCTCTCTGGGGGCGCGGGGGAAGACTCGCTGTTGAACTGGTTCTCGAACCTTTCAAGTTCACTCGGTGCGAAACCAGACATTCAGATGCAAAGCTTACGCTTTGATGCCAATCGTGGTGAGGTGCGTATAGTGGCTCAAGGTGCTGACTTCCAAAGTTTTGAAAAGGCTCGAGTCGCATTGGCAGAGCGTTTTGAGGTTGAGCAAGGTCCACTCAATCGCAACCAAGATGTTGTGACTGGCACGTTCACGATTAAGGCGCAGTAG